The Gossypium hirsutum isolate 1008001.06 chromosome D06, Gossypium_hirsutum_v2.1, whole genome shotgun sequence genome contains the following window.
cggcccgacccgaatataataaatatttttacttttttaaaaaaattttaattttaaaatatttttaaaatactttttttaaaattttttaaataaattttttatatttatataaaaaacagGCCGGACCAGACCGGGCCCAAACTTATGAATTTTTTTCCGGGTCGAGCCTAGGCATAATTCTAGACTCATATTTCAGGCCGAGCCAAGCCCAAGCCTAGGAACCGTGCCAAAAAAAATTTTTGGCCCAACCCggccatgagcacctctacatGTAACATTCCATATATAACCATCCTACAAACAacaccaatttttaaaaattaaattaaccaatttatttCTGTTCCAATGCAAAAATATCCATGATAATTTTGCCACCAATTTTCAAAATTGCAATTAAcaatttctcaaatatttttattttcttatcaaTATTCTAAATTTCTTCCACAACAATaacaattttcgatttttcttccGCTcgtcaatttccaaaattttcttccTCAACCACAAGTTTGATTTCTCAATTTATCTTCCTCAACCCTAAATCATACCCCTGTTAGGACTTCTGTTAAAAGAGAGGCACGTCGGGGGAATCCAACAAGTAAAACTTCTGTAAGGCATTTCCATATGAAAAACCCTTTAAACAAATTCTAAAAAGAcatttaatttagtaatttgaataaaaatatttaatacgcGAAACCCTAATATAACCAGCGAAATCATCGCTGCTAAATGTgagaaaaataataagtgaaAAAAGCATTATAATTTGAAAAGGCCTCAGAATTGCAGAATAACATCAAGGCTTTATTTAAAGCCATTCAGTCCCGAAAGATGGTGTTTTTATAATTGCTTTCCTCATCAGCCACACTCTCAAAAATCCAAAGGAATAATATACATACACACAGAATAAGTACAATTAATTagatcagaaaaaaaaaactacgAGATCTAAAGGAAGCGTAAATAATAAATGTTCGTCTCATGGCCAGTCCCAAGAGGTAAAAGCAGCGACGCTGCTCCACAAGGCGATGGAATATGAGACAACTCGTCGACGGAGGAGCTCCACGGATGGAGGACCGTCAACGTCAACGAGCTTTTTTCTATGGCGTTATCTTCGAGATTTACAAACACAATATACGGTTTGCCCCGGTTTTATAGATAAGGATTTTGAATCCTCCGCCATATATACGATCAAATTGAACAcctaaaaataagaaaagaagaagaaattaatAGATTCAAAGTATTTGATCAGGGATTTTTAGACGAATTTGAAGCTTTGCTTGGAAGAATTGAGCGGTGAGCTGTAAAATGGGTGTTTCCAAGGTTAATTTATAGCGTGGCTCGCCGCCACTCGCTTTTGATGCTAGGGTTTTTGCATAGCGACATAAAGTATCAAGGCCCAACTAAAGGCCCAACAATTTTAACACTTGGAATTGCAAAGCTAAATTTTGAGAATGGCTTAATTACAGGATTAGctccaaattaaatatttttttctcacttagatacttaaaatttcttttttattaaaactggtatataacttttcaattttgtttcataTTATTCTAAGAGTGTAAGATGTCCAATAGGAAACAAAAATTTAAGTACCTAGGCAGGaaaaacattataattattgggccaattttatatttaagctTTTTGGAATTGAAGgggttgaaaataaaatattaaatttctaaattgaatttatttaaagccaaatttaaattataaaacttgtataCAATATGTTACTACACTTAAATACGAATAGGAGCACATTGCTTAATAAATGTaaatgttgaattttgaaaaaaataaatatttacacccttaatttattgtattttatgttatttgccaataaatttaaatattaaacaatatattttaattcgaatataaaaataaaatatttagaaaatccATAAAATTTAACAATACCCAAactagtaataaaattaattaatttacattataaatttatttgttatttgatAATACTATAATGTTAtctataatttacttattttttcaaTGCTCCTAATAAGAGGATTTATATacttgatataattttttttcaaagggTTATTAAATAAGCCCTCAAACAAGCCCTAAGAGTTAGATTCAaggacaaaatttaaaatttaaacaaattacttcttttttatcataatcaaaataaacttgacttgatctataataaacgaTGAACATAAAAAAATGAGAAACCAAAACTTGTAGGATAGATTGATCCAAGTGATGGTAAAACAAGAGAGGTCATTGCACTGAAGATTGATCCAAATGAATGAAAAAAGTCACTAAAAATTTTGGTGGGGAGGGACcaaatcatatcatatcatatcataaatatttgttaaaaaccCCTCCCCTTCACATGTTAAAAAAATCAAGTCCTAGCATAGGGATCTTTTCATTACCACAAAATTCTATTCTAAACTACCCTGACCTTATTATGTACAGCAAGTTGTCAATATCATCTTCCTTTGCTATCATCCTTTTTCTCCACATCCTGCAGTCATAGCATACAAAATGCCCAAAAAAAAGGGTTTAGATCAATGCCGAATCCCGTATAATCGTCATCTGTTATTAGGTTGAATATACATTGTATAATGAGCATTAGATAAGAACTTCAGTTTCATCCATTTCGATGTCACAAAGTAATATACAATGCAACAGCCAAAGAATCTCAACTATGGAAGAGAAACCAAACGATATATAACTAGGGTTAAAGTACCTGGGAGGTCCCTGTATTATAGGGACTGGATAAAATTAGCCCCTGAACTAtttaaaagaatcaaataagtccaaattgtaagagttaacatttactgtataaaaaaatgtcttgaaaattattttttttcaattgcatTAAACTCCAAACAAAAATAGCATTTAGagaaccataaaaactttaaaattatgaGCTCTGCTAtacaataaatgatattttttcaaATAGGAAATGTTAACTATATTCcaatttggacttatttgattctttttaatactACAGTCTACAAGGATtaaatcaatccatttaataGTAGAAGGACCTCTCAAGTACATTCATCTATAGCTAGTGGAAATAaacttacaaattttatattgaaaGAATCTGGGGAGGAGCCAAAATAGGGTTGTGTATGACTGATTTGTATGTTCTTCAATAGTTACACCAGACCAGAGATGTTCACCCTAAACATAGTAATGGCAAAATTTGTCATTATCCTTCTCGAAAACTACTGTTGAACCAACTATTAGTTTATCTGAATGCCATCAAAAACGATAATTCTTACAAATATCGCTTTCAACTCTATGAATGTTAAATTGTAAGTTACATAATAGCAGCTCTAGAGATTGCATTATGAATCTAGGTTTTCTAAGAGCAAGCACTTTCAGCAAAGAACAATCGATTTCGTGTGATATGGTACAAACTAAAGAATATACGTACACATTCTTACCTTCTGTTATGCTTTGATGGCTTTGACTAAGAATCTCTTGCACAGCAGGATTTGTTGTTCGAGCAAGTCGTTTAACATGATTCAATCGCAATCCTTTTGAACTTAAACCTGAACaccatttttttatatacaaacaCATAATCCGAAATTTGAGTAGTTCATTAATAAATGGTAATATAAagtgatatgaatttttaaacttACAATTGGAAGTTCCATTTTCCTTCATCAGCCCACCAATTGAAACCCCATCACCAACAGGATCATTTATTGCTCGAGCCAGATGTTTTATGCGATTCAAACGTACCTTTCCAGGTAAAATAGCTAACTTCTGAGCAGGGACATCCAAACCTGTTGAAGTAAACCATAACAATAAACTAGTAAGAACATAATCACACTGTGTTTTATATCCTTTTTGAAGTTAACATTAATGGTTATTTTAAAGGGGAGCTGACTGTGGGAGTTTCCTGTATCGAGAATCAGTCTTTGTTGTTGTCCGTGATCCGTTCTTAGAAAAGCATCAGCAGCAACAGCAACATCAGCATTACACCGAGGACTAACATCCGAAACCGAAACACAAGTTAAAGCATTACTTAAAGGTAATTGAATTGGTGATATAGGAGGGTTTAATCGAGCCATTTCGGCTCTTTGTCTTCGCAATTGATAGTTCCTTCGACGTCTGGCTAAatgcttttctttttcctcaagGCTCATTGATTGCCTTCTTTGCCTATCCCTTATACGACGACGTTCCCTCTCTAACTCCTTTCGTATCTCTGATCTGCTTGTTAATTCTTCCATCATCGTTTCACAGTAGAATTCGATTGAATCACACAATCTTCAGTTAATTAAAACATCCACTAGATTTTCCTGTaaaacaaacattaaaattttttttaaaaaaaaagcaatcaatgagaataattatatataaaataaaaacaatttcaaaatcgtGAGAAAGGAAAAGCTAAATCTAATgattaaacattttttttccataaaaagcAGCAAACTTCTCTGATCTTATAAATGAATATTCCTCACATTCAAATCAAAACcatcacaattttttttattaaaaaaaacagtaATGGAAAATGAAGAGGAAAACCCTAACCTGGAGACGGTGGAATTGAACGTAGGATGAACAACAAATCtggaaaataaacaaataaatcataGACAAAGGCAAATGTAAGAACTGAAAACGAGATCGAATCggtgcttttcttttctcttttattaatataattttgggCGAATTGAAACTGTTCCTTCTTCGTAAAATTAAAGCCCGTTATTCATTTTGATAATTTGATTTTtagggaaaaataataatatttattttacaatttgaattcgagtcaatttaatttattttttaattatataatatttgaattatctaatattatttcttttaacaactttaaccctcaacatttagaaattgtgtaatttgatcctttttatctttcaattttactttttttgaCACTAAgtgttaaattgaaaaaaaaaacaaatttcacAATGGATAAATGTTAagagttaatttaaaaaaaattaagactaatttgacataatatataaatattgaaagcTTAAAATTACCATTATGCTAATTCAAAGTCAGCCACTTAATTACTGgtgacaaaaataaataaataattaagtgataattttgtaaattttcatagttgggtgactataAGTATGATTTACCCTTTATATTTTTGGTTGATAGGGAGCGATGGTATTGGTAGGTAGTATGTGTTTGACTTTCATAGGCGCCTTGTATTCACTTTTTGTTCTTTGTATGTTGCGCCAAAAGCCAATACGACAGCGTATTGGTAAACTTTCTGAATAACAAACAAAAccatgagaaaattatttttcatcatatcttaaaaacaaaataaatataaatattttttttttctaaaaagtaaTTCTATTTTTTCGAATATCATTTTCATGAAGCAAAGCTTGAATCCTAAATACGGAGAGTCCTCCCCTTATGATATTCGCCTAATCTTCTACGGTGTCGTTTTCCCGCTTATGTTTTGTCTATTATCTTTTTCCTCTTGAAAACTCTTTTCTAAGGAGTTTCTCGTAGAAACCTTTGTCCAAAAAAGGGAAGGATTCCCATTATCACAAAGAAAGAGGGGATTATAGTGCAATTTGCCCTAAATTGCcacaattggtaaggtttcttcttttattattattgaataagTACACTTACTATTTTCGATATTCGTAATTCTTTATATGATTAATAtcttaataatttaattgtacgattaatattttaatgattcaattattatgaaaatttttaaactgaTTCGATATctttatcatattaatttaaaatattatatatatatctgtggTGTATGCGGAGTCATTATATGCTGGACGAATGATTTCTCCACAATCATGATTGAGGAGGGGAGTGGTACTTTAGATCTGAGCGATTGGCAACGTGTAATCAAGAGCCGAGAGGGAcgactagaggtgctcatgggccgggcggccaggcctgacggcccgcccgaaatatgggagggtttgggtaaaaatatagacccgaaatataggcttgggtaaaaaaacaaggcccgtttagaaaacgggccgggcctcgggtacaacttttttggcccgggtctGGCTCGGCCcgatataataattttttttatttttttatttttttattttaaattttttttaatttttaaaataaatttttggtattttattaaaaaataggctgggccgggccgggcccgagcttatgattttttcccgggccggccctgggcaaaatttcaggcccatattttgaGCTGGGCCAAAAATTTTTatgggcctggcccggcccatggGGACGACAAGGTTTTTCTTCCTCTGGAGATGGGCATTTCAACGGTTTCTTTGATTTTCGAAATTGGGGCTCCACAAAGGTGACTAGGTTTTTCTTTCGTTTTTACTTTGGTTGTGGGTAGGATGTAGTAACTGTTATC
Protein-coding sequences here:
- the LOC107963719 gene encoding uncharacterized protein isoform X1; translated protein: MMEELTSRSEIRKELERERRRIRDRQRRQSMSLEEKEKHLARRRRNYQLRRQRAEMARLNPPISPIQLPLSNALTCVSVSDVSPRCNADVAVAADAFLRTDHGQQQRLILDTGNSHSLDVPAQKLAILPGKVRLNRIKHLARAINDPVGDGVSIGGLMKENGTSNCLSSKGLRLNHVKRLARTTNPAVQEILSQSHQSITEGCGEKG
- the LOC107963719 gene encoding uncharacterized protein isoform X2 gives rise to the protein MMEELTSRSEIRKELERERRRIRDRQRRQSMSLEEKEKHLARRRRNYQLRRQRAEMARLNPPISPIQLPLSNALTCVSVSDVSPRCNADVAVAADAFLRTDHGQQQRLILDTGLDVPAQKLAILPGKVRLNRIKHLARAINDPVGDGVSIGGLMKENGTSNCLSSKGLRLNHVKRLARTTNPAVQEILSQSHQSITEGCGEKG